In Candidatus Thermoplasmatota archaeon, the following are encoded in one genomic region:
- the tuf gene encoding translation elongation factor EF-1 subunit alpha, giving the protein MAEKPHLNLVFIGHVDHGKSTLVGRLLLDTESIESHVIEKYRKEAEEKGKATFEFAWVMDKLKEERERGLTIDVAHKRFDTDKYYFTIIDAPGHRDFVKNMITGTSQADAAVLVVSVPDGPQAQTKEHVFLARTLGVEQLIVAMNKMDATKPEYDEKRFNEVKEQVSTLLRSVGFKVDEIPFIPVSAFKGDNAIKASGNLGWYKGPTILKSLDLIVQPDKPTKLPLRLPIQDVYTITGIGTVPVGRVETGILLPDMKISMQPADKAGEVKSIEMHHEIIPKAEPGDNVGFNVRGIARTDIRRGDVAGPADNPPTVAKTFTARIMVLNHPSVITKGYTPVFHCHTAQVACTFEELTAKLDPKSGETTEENPEFLKTGDAAIVKVRPTKPMVIEKTSEFPQLGRFAIRDMGQTVAAGMCIDVEKK; this is encoded by the coding sequence ATGGCAGAAAAACCCCACTTGAACCTGGTGTTCATTGGCCATGTCGACCACGGAAAGTCCACTCTGGTCGGAAGACTGCTTCTGGATACGGAGTCGATAGAATCGCACGTAATCGAGAAGTACAGGAAGGAAGCGGAAGAGAAGGGAAAGGCGACGTTCGAGTTCGCGTGGGTCATGGACAAGCTCAAGGAAGAGCGAGAGAGGGGCTTGACCATAGATGTGGCCCACAAGAGGTTTGACACCGACAAGTACTACTTCACTATCATTGACGCACCTGGTCACAGGGACTTCGTCAAGAACATGATCACTGGTACGAGTCAGGCGGATGCCGCCGTCCTGGTCGTTTCGGTTCCGGATGGACCGCAGGCCCAGACGAAGGAGCACGTGTTCCTGGCAAGAACGCTCGGCGTGGAGCAGCTGATCGTTGCGATGAATAAGATGGACGCCACGAAGCCTGAGTACGACGAGAAGAGGTTCAACGAAGTGAAGGAGCAGGTAAGCACGCTTCTTAGGTCGGTCGGGTTCAAGGTGGACGAAATACCGTTCATACCCGTGAGCGCCTTCAAGGGCGATAACGCCATAAAGGCGTCTGGTAACCTTGGATGGTACAAGGGACCCACTATCCTCAAGTCGCTGGACCTGATCGTGCAGCCGGACAAGCCCACCAAGCTCCCGCTCAGATTGCCCATCCAGGACGTCTACACCATCACAGGGATAGGAACAGTACCGGTCGGAAGGGTGGAGACTGGTATCCTCTTGCCCGACATGAAGATATCGATGCAGCCAGCCGACAAGGCGGGTGAGGTGAAATCCATCGAGATGCACCACGAGATAATCCCAAAGGCGGAGCCTGGGGACAATGTAGGCTTCAACGTGAGAGGCATTGCGCGGACTGACATCAGGAGAGGAGATGTCGCTGGACCTGCGGACAATCCTCCAACGGTTGCCAAGACATTCACAGCCAGGATCATGGTGCTGAACCATCCTAGCGTCATAACGAAGGGCTACACTCCCGTCTTCCACTGCCACACCGCGCAGGTTGCGTGCACGTTCGAGGAGCTCACGGCGAAGCTCGACCCGAAGAGCGGCGAGACGACGGAGGAGAACCCAGAGTTCCTGAAGACAGGCGATGCGGCTATCGTCAAGGTGAGGCCGACGAAGCCGATGGTGATTGA